Proteins encoded together in one Kitasatospora albolonga window:
- a CDS encoding DNA-binding protein, producing MTKTDLRPVKLPDDKKEAANHALARVRTYLAEHQEASQVRVSVQGENSEPLILPREAVELLASLLAHLGAGRAVSVVPSDAELTTQQAADMLNVSRPFLIGLLEAGEIEYRTVGTHRRITASSLLEYKRQDDHHRRLVADELTQLGQEMRMN from the coding sequence ATGACAAAGACCGACCTTCGTCCGGTCAAGCTTCCGGACGACAAGAAGGAAGCCGCCAACCACGCCCTCGCGCGGGTTCGGACGTACTTGGCGGAGCATCAAGAAGCGTCCCAGGTCCGCGTCAGCGTTCAGGGGGAGAACTCTGAACCCCTGATCCTCCCCCGCGAGGCCGTGGAGCTTCTCGCGTCGCTCCTCGCCCACCTCGGCGCCGGCCGCGCCGTGTCCGTCGTTCCCTCCGACGCCGAACTCACCACCCAGCAAGCCGCCGACATGCTCAACGTGTCCCGCCCTTTCCTCATCGGGCTGCTGGAGGCGGGGGAAATCGAGTACAGGACCGTCGGCACACACCGCAGGATCACCGCGTCCTCTCTACTGGAGTACAAGCGTCAGGACGACCACCATCGCCGCCTGGTGGCGGACGAGCTCACTCAGCTCGGCCAGGAGATGAGAATGAACTGA
- a CDS encoding glyoxalase/bleomycin resistance/dioxygenase family protein, with the protein MSRAQLALNVADLEASVTFYSQLFGVEPAKRRPGYANFAITAPPLKLVLIEGEPGQETRLDHLGVEVETTDEVSAATTRLKEAGLATFEENDTSCCYALQDKVWVHGPGKEPWEVYVVKADADQLTKTPAPEGGACCTSGSEAAETVTPEPTAAGCACGS; encoded by the coding sequence ATGTCCCGTGCCCAACTCGCCCTCAACGTCGCCGACCTCGAAGCGTCGGTCACGTTCTACTCCCAGCTCTTCGGCGTCGAGCCCGCCAAGCGCCGCCCCGGCTACGCGAACTTCGCGATCACCGCCCCGCCGCTCAAGCTCGTCCTCATCGAGGGTGAGCCGGGCCAGGAAACCCGCCTGGACCACCTCGGCGTGGAGGTGGAGACCACCGACGAGGTCAGCGCCGCCACCACCCGGCTCAAGGAGGCGGGCCTCGCCACGTTCGAGGAGAACGACACCTCCTGCTGCTACGCGCTCCAGGACAAGGTGTGGGTCCACGGCCCCGGCAAGGAGCCGTGGGAGGTCTACGTCGTCAAGGCCGACGCCGACCAGCTCACCAAGACCCCCGCACCCGAAGGCGGCGCCTGCTGCACCAGCGGGAGCGAGGCCGCCGAAACCGTGACACCCGAGCCGACGGCAGCGGGCTGCGCCTGCGGCAGCTGA